One Pseudorhodoplanes sinuspersici DNA segment encodes these proteins:
- a CDS encoding MFS transporter translates to MFGPHRLPCETPEAHRASEAKTFAPDAIDTRWVLPVTILGSSLPFIDGSVVNVALPAIGRDLGADLPTMQWVMNGYMLTLASLILIGGAAGDRFGRRRVFMVGLIAFAAASAICGLAPSAAWLVVARLLQGAAAALLVPSSLAIIGASFTGAERGPAIGTWAAAGALTTALGPVLGGWLVDHVGWRAIFFINVPIAAVAVLLAFRLPNDRHETGDLQTRDLPLDLLGALLTAVALGLLSYGLVALGEGAWRAGLIAVLLSLPVALLFIRAEAKAAAPMMPLSLFRDANFSGANALTLFLYAALTASLFLLPLLLINVHGYSATAAGAAFLPFSIIMGVGSRYAGRLVDLVGARWPLIAGPSVTAVGFALLGMTGNDPNFWRGFFPGLVVVGIGMTISVAPLTTVVLNSAPNEQSGIVSGINNAVARAAGLVAVAALGLAFGGAAAPSIEGPALAQAYRLVMFVSAALAVLSAVIAAGTIGISQGSRKGL, encoded by the coding sequence ATGTTCGGACCGCACCGCCTGCCATGCGAAACGCCGGAGGCGCATCGCGCCTCTGAAGCAAAGACGTTTGCGCCGGATGCAATCGATACGCGCTGGGTGCTGCCGGTCACGATCCTCGGATCGAGTTTGCCATTCATCGACGGCTCGGTGGTGAATGTCGCGCTCCCGGCGATCGGCCGGGATCTCGGCGCCGATCTTCCGACCATGCAATGGGTCATGAACGGCTACATGCTGACGCTGGCCAGCCTGATCCTGATCGGCGGCGCTGCGGGTGACCGGTTCGGACGCAGGCGTGTGTTCATGGTTGGGCTGATCGCATTCGCCGCCGCGTCGGCGATCTGCGGTCTTGCGCCATCGGCGGCGTGGCTGGTGGTGGCGCGGCTGCTGCAGGGAGCGGCGGCCGCATTGCTGGTGCCGTCGAGCCTTGCCATCATCGGCGCGTCGTTCACCGGGGCGGAGCGTGGCCCGGCGATCGGCACATGGGCGGCGGCCGGCGCATTGACCACGGCGCTCGGGCCGGTGCTCGGCGGCTGGCTGGTCGATCATGTCGGCTGGCGCGCGATCTTTTTCATCAATGTGCCGATCGCGGCTGTCGCCGTGCTGCTGGCCTTCCGGCTGCCGAACGACCGGCATGAGACGGGCGATCTGCAGACACGCGATCTGCCGCTCGATCTTCTCGGCGCACTGCTGACGGCGGTGGCGCTGGGATTGTTGAGCTACGGCCTGGTGGCGCTCGGCGAGGGCGCCTGGCGCGCGGGCTTGATCGCGGTGCTGCTATCGTTGCCGGTGGCATTGCTGTTCATCCGCGCGGAGGCAAAGGCCGCCGCGCCGATGATGCCGCTGTCGCTGTTCCGCGATGCGAATTTTTCCGGTGCCAACGCGCTCACGCTGTTTCTTTATGCGGCGCTGACCGCGAGCCTGTTTCTGTTGCCGCTGCTCTTGATCAATGTGCATGGCTACAGCGCCACGGCGGCCGGCGCGGCGTTCCTGCCATTCTCGATCATCATGGGGGTGGGCTCGCGTTACGCCGGCCGGCTGGTCGATCTCGTTGGTGCGCGCTGGCCGCTGATCGCGGGGCCGAGCGTGACCGCTGTGGGCTTTGCGCTTCTCGGCATGACGGGGAATGATCCGAATTTCTGGCGCGGATTTTTTCCGGGACTTGTTGTCGTCGGCATCGGCATGACGATCAGTGTCGCGCCGCTGACGACGGTGGTGCTGAACTCGGCACCAAATGAGCAGAGCGGCATCGTCTCGGGCATCAACAATGCGGTGGCGCGGGCGGCCGGTCTTGTTGCTGTCGCAGCGCTCGGTCTTGCGTTCGGCGGCGCCGCCGCGCCGTCGATCGAAGGGCCGGCGCTGGCGCAGGCCTATCGGCTGGTGATGTTCGTCAGTGCGGCGCTGGCGGTGCTGAGCGCTGTCATTGCGGCGGGGACGATTGGTATCTCGCAGGGGAGTCGGAAAGGATTATAA
- a CDS encoding DUF4160 domain-containing protein, with translation MPEIVRLSNCKICVYAGDHAPPHFHVRGPGWTAAICMTSFKVLKGSGPRCDLEEAIRWAITPDNSYRLAYEWRRLNERE, from the coding sequence ATGCCAGAAATCGTCCGGCTGAGTAATTGCAAGATTTGTGTATATGCAGGTGATCATGCTCCACCTCATTTCCACGTACGAGGACCAGGTTGGACAGCGGCTATCTGCATGACGTCGTTCAAGGTGCTCAAAGGCAGCGGCCCGCGTTGTGACCTAGAAGAGGCAATTCGGTGGGCAATTACTCCTGATAATTCCTATCGGTTAGCGTACGAGTGGAGACGGTTGAATGAACGCGAATGA
- a CDS encoding helix-turn-helix domain-containing protein, which produces MMDVRPLHTQQDYEWALAEVARYFDHQPAPGTDDGDRFEVLSTLIKDYEDRHVEIPQADPIEVLRFAIESMGKSQSELADLLGSRSRASEVLNKNRRLTLDMMRTISAAWGIPIEVLTPHYELARDSA; this is translated from the coding sequence ATGATGGATGTCAGGCCACTCCACACGCAGCAGGATTATGAATGGGCGCTCGCCGAAGTCGCGCGCTATTTCGATCATCAGCCCGCTCCAGGAACTGATGACGGCGACCGTTTTGAAGTTCTGTCCACGCTCATCAAGGATTACGAGGACAGGCACGTTGAAATTCCGCAAGCCGATCCCATCGAGGTTCTCCGTTTCGCGATCGAGTCGATGGGCAAGTCGCAATCTGAGTTGGCCGATCTTCTCGGCAGCCGAAGCCGCGCTTCGGAAGTGCTCAACAAAAACCGCCGGCTGACGCTGGATATGATGCGTACTATCAGTGCGGCCTGGGGCATTCCCATTGAGGTGCTGACCCCGCATTACGAACTCGCGCGGGACAGCGCTTAG
- a CDS encoding DNA-packaging protein: protein MNSDDPLHRNSKQLLRDEIPEAIASLDAEELAALNAAWDILAHPHQLPPALGNNGEPWTTWLLIGGRGAGKTRAGAEWIKGLANAPRQEDETERRIALIGETEHETREVMIEGVSGLLAVHPHDARPLWSPARRRLEWNNGAIAQAFSAEDPESLRGPQFSAAWADELAKWRHAEATFDMLQFGLRLGARPRQVITTTPRPIALLKRLITDPTSAVTHAATRANAYYLSPAFIDTVVKRYDGTRLGRQELDGEIIDERPDALWSRGGIESCRVAEAPALQRIIVAVDPPVSASKGADACGLVAAGRNENDIIYVIADETVSGLSPAGWAAKAIALWRRLEADALVVEVNQGGDMVRSVIREVDGSVPVIAVRAHRGKWLRAEPIAALYEQGRVKHAGVFPALEDEMCDFGLDGLSSGRSPDRLDAMVWAVAHLTFGGRGGPRVRGL from the coding sequence ATGAACTCAGACGATCCGTTGCACAGAAACTCGAAGCAATTATTGCGCGACGAGATTCCGGAAGCGATTGCCAGTCTTGATGCTGAAGAACTCGCTGCACTCAATGCTGCGTGGGACATTCTTGCTCACCCGCACCAGCTTCCGCCCGCTCTCGGCAATAACGGCGAGCCCTGGACCACGTGGCTTTTGATCGGCGGGCGCGGCGCCGGCAAGACGCGCGCCGGCGCCGAATGGATCAAGGGCCTCGCCAATGCGCCCAGGCAGGAAGACGAAACCGAGCGGCGCATTGCGCTGATCGGCGAGACCGAACACGAAACGCGCGAGGTGATGATCGAAGGCGTGTCCGGGCTTCTCGCCGTGCATCCGCATGACGCGCGGCCGCTCTGGTCGCCGGCACGGCGAAGACTGGAATGGAATAACGGGGCGATCGCGCAGGCGTTTTCGGCGGAAGATCCGGAAAGCCTGCGCGGCCCGCAATTCTCCGCCGCATGGGCGGATGAGCTCGCCAAGTGGCGTCATGCCGAAGCCACCTTTGACATGCTGCAGTTCGGACTGCGCCTTGGCGCGCGGCCGCGGCAGGTGATCACCACCACGCCGCGGCCCATTGCATTGTTGAAACGCCTGATCACCGATCCGACCAGCGCGGTGACGCATGCGGCGACGCGAGCGAATGCGTATTACCTGTCGCCGGCTTTCATCGACACGGTGGTGAAGCGCTATGACGGCACGCGGCTTGGCCGCCAGGAACTGGATGGCGAGATCATCGACGAGCGGCCGGATGCGCTGTGGTCGCGCGGCGGCATCGAAAGCTGCCGCGTGGCAGAAGCGCCGGCCTTGCAGCGGATCATCGTTGCGGTCGATCCGCCTGTGTCGGCGAGCAAGGGCGCCGATGCCTGCGGGCTCGTCGCCGCCGGCCGGAATGAGAACGACATTATATATGTGATCGCCGACGAGACGGTGTCCGGTCTTTCGCCTGCCGGCTGGGCGGCGAAAGCGATCGCGCTGTGGCGGCGGCTGGAAGCCGATGCGCTTGTCGTTGAAGTGAACCAGGGCGGCGACATGGTGCGCAGTGTGATCCGCGAGGTTGACGGAAGCGTGCCGGTGATCGCGGTGCGCGCGCATCGCGGCAAGTGGTTGCGCGCCGAGCCGATCGCGGCGTTATACGAACAGGGGCGGGTGAAGCATGCGGGTGTGTTTCCGGCGCTGGAAGACGAGATGTGCGACTTCGGGCTGGATGGTCTGTCCTCCGGCCGCTCGCCCGACCGGCTGGATGCGATGGTGTGGGCGGTGGCGCATCTGACTTTCGGCGGAAGGGGCGGGCCGCGGGTGAGGGGGCTGTGA
- a CDS encoding cupin domain-containing protein, which yields MSEHSRRDVMVGAALASAASLTSSQAGAQGMGSSMHNDMTYDEVRKLLNLEPNATCGYVRVTFVSKQRIAPGGLPAPFESGRPAGSALYFMLTPEEPVKLHRIRNDQLYHYYLGDPLEILMMMTDGTTQHHIVGPDIRAGHKVQLFIPGNTFHTARVTGSRRWFLGGSTEWPGVEPADVELGKMDELAAKYPSVAEQIRTWPLPAKG from the coding sequence ATGTCTGAACACTCAAGACGCGACGTGATGGTGGGCGCGGCGCTGGCGAGCGCCGCTTCGCTGACATCGTCGCAAGCGGGCGCGCAGGGGATGGGTTCTTCGATGCACAATGACATGACTTACGATGAGGTTCGCAAGCTTCTCAACCTCGAACCGAATGCGACCTGCGGCTATGTGCGCGTCACCTTCGTTTCGAAGCAACGGATTGCGCCGGGCGGATTGCCGGCGCCGTTCGAGAGCGGCCGGCCGGCCGGATCGGCGCTTTATTTCATGCTGACGCCGGAAGAGCCGGTGAAGCTGCATCGCATCCGCAACGATCAACTCTATCATTACTATCTTGGCGATCCGCTTGAGATCCTGATGATGATGACCGATGGCACGACGCAGCATCATATCGTCGGGCCCGATATTCGCGCGGGGCACAAGGTGCAGCTGTTCATTCCGGGCAACACGTTTCATACGGCGCGGGTGACCGGTTCGCGGCGCTGGTTTCTCGGCGGCTCCACCGAATGGCCCGGCGTCGAGCCGGCCGATGTCGAACTCGGCAAGATGGATGAACTCGCGGCGAAATATCCAAGTGTTGCCGAACAGATCCGAACCTGGCCATTACCGGCGAAGGGATGA